From Gammaproteobacteria bacterium, the proteins below share one genomic window:
- the nuoF gene encoding NADH-quinone oxidoreductase subunit NuoF: protein MANEVCFRNLHLPKPWTLGTYVGNQGYDAWKKILKEKTRPDEIIAELKISCLRGRGGAGFPTGLKWSFMPRQAEGQKYIVCNSDEGEPGTFKDRDILRFDPHSLIEGMAIAGYCIGATVGYNYIRGEFDGPIERFEQALEEAYAAGLLGKDIMGSCADFDLHAHPGAGAYICGEETALLESLEGKKGQPRFKPPFPAGYGLYGRPTTINNTETLASVPTILRNGGQWFLELGKPNNGGTKIFSVSGHVNKPGNYEVSLGTPFAELLKLAGGMKNGATLKAVIPGGSSVPVLPGEIMMDVDMDYDAIAKAGSMLGAGSVIIMDDSTCMVKILARISHFYFEESCGQCTPCREGTGWLSRMVHRIEHGTGKLEDIDKLEDIAAKIEGRTICALGDAAAMPVASFVKHYRNEFTYHVEHKRCMVGPRVH, encoded by the coding sequence GTGGCTAACGAAGTATGCTTCCGTAATTTGCATTTGCCTAAGCCGTGGACGCTGGGCACCTATGTTGGGAACCAGGGCTATGATGCTTGGAAAAAAATCCTAAAAGAAAAGACAAGGCCCGATGAGATCATTGCCGAACTGAAAATATCTTGTTTGCGTGGGCGCGGTGGCGCAGGCTTTCCTACTGGTTTGAAGTGGAGCTTTATGCCGCGTCAGGCCGAGGGACAGAAATACATTGTGTGTAATTCTGATGAAGGCGAGCCAGGCACATTCAAAGATCGTGACATTCTACGTTTTGATCCACACTCTTTAATAGAAGGCATGGCTATTGCCGGTTATTGTATTGGTGCGACGGTCGGTTATAACTATATTCGTGGCGAGTTTGACGGGCCGATTGAGCGTTTTGAACAAGCACTTGAAGAAGCCTATGCAGCGGGCTTGCTGGGTAAAGATATTATGGGTTCCTGCGCCGATTTTGATCTCCATGCACATCCTGGTGCAGGCGCTTATATCTGCGGAGAAGAAACGGCCTTACTCGAATCTTTAGAAGGTAAGAAAGGGCAGCCACGCTTCAAGCCTCCCTTCCCAGCTGGTTATGGTCTTTATGGTCGACCAACCACCATTAACAACACCGAGACTTTAGCATCAGTGCCGACTATTTTGCGTAATGGTGGGCAATGGTTTCTTGAATTGGGCAAACCTAATAACGGTGGCACCAAAATTTTCTCAGTCTCTGGCCATGTTAATAAACCGGGTAATTATGAAGTGTCATTGGGTACGCCATTCGCCGAGTTATTAAAACTTGCTGGCGGCATGAAAAACGGGGCAACCCTAAAAGCCGTTATTCCGGGTGGCTCCTCCGTGCCGGTTTTGCCGGGTGAAATCATGATGGATGTCGACATGGATTATGATGCGATCGCCAAAGCCGGTTCAATGTTGGGTGCGGGGTCCGTTATCATCATGGATGATTCAACGTGCATGGTGAAAATATTGGCACGTATTTCCCATTTTTATTTTGAAGAGTCTTGTGGTCAGTGTACGCCGTGTCGTGAAGGTACCGGTTGGTTGTCGCGTATGGTGCATCGTATTGAACATGGCACAGGTAAACTAGAAGACATTGATAAGCTCGAAGATATTGCAGCCAAGATTGAAGGCCGTACGATTTGCGCTTTGGGTGATGCTGCCGCCATGCCGGTTGCTAGTTTCGTTAAACATTATCGCAATGAGTTTACCTACCATGTTGAGCATAAGCGCTGCATGGTAGGCCCACGTGTACATTAG
- a CDS encoding (2Fe-2S)-binding protein codes for MVTIEIDGQKLEAESGTLLIEVADKAGIHIPRFCYHDKLSIAANCRMCLVEVEKAPKPLPACATPV; via the coding sequence ATGGTAACGATAGAAATAGACGGTCAAAAGCTCGAAGCAGAAAGCGGTACATTGCTGATTGAAGTGGCCGATAAAGCTGGAATTCATATTCCGCGTTTTTGTTATCACGATAAACTGTCTATAGCGGCTAATTGCCGCATGTGTTTGGTCGAAGTTGAAAAAGCACCCAAGCCATTACCTGCTTGCGCAACACCTGTGAT